Proteins found in one Candidatus Methylomirabilota bacterium genomic segment:
- a CDS encoding response regulator transcription factor, translated as MPRPVITVAVLAESTRTRTRLEALVAARPGWRLIAPPSADVPLEADVLVLDPGARAVEAALRPLARHARLPAILVLGGAAPPVALPRLLRAGLRGLLPRDAAEPEIAAAIDALAAGLVVLHPAATRAAGARPALRAAPEEARPEPLTPRELEVLTMLAEGLGNRAIARSLGISVHTVKFHVAAVLDKLGARSRAEAVAVGLRRGLLMV; from the coding sequence GTGCCGCGCCCGGTGATCACCGTCGCGGTGCTCGCCGAGAGCACCAGGACTCGCACGCGGCTCGAGGCCCTCGTCGCCGCGCGCCCGGGGTGGCGGCTGATCGCGCCGCCCTCGGCGGACGTGCCCCTCGAGGCCGACGTGCTCGTGTTGGATCCTGGCGCGCGCGCCGTCGAGGCGGCGCTGCGGCCGCTGGCCCGCCATGCGCGCCTCCCCGCGATCCTCGTCCTGGGCGGCGCGGCGCCGCCGGTGGCCCTGCCGCGTCTCCTGCGCGCGGGGCTGCGCGGCCTGCTCCCGCGCGACGCCGCCGAGCCGGAAATCGCCGCGGCGATCGACGCGCTGGCGGCGGGATTGGTGGTGCTGCATCCCGCGGCCACGCGGGCCGCCGGCGCGCGGCCCGCGCTGCGAGCCGCGCCGGAGGAGGCACGGCCGGAGCCCCTGACCCCGCGCGAGCTGGAGGTGCTGACGATGCTGGCCGAGGGTCTCGGCAATCGCGCCATCGCGCGAAGCCTGGGGATCTCGGTGCACACCGTGAAGTTCCACGTCGCGGCGGTGCTCGACAAGCTGGGCGCGCGCAGCCGCGCGGAAGCCGTGGCGGTCGGCCTCCGCCGCGGCCTCCTCATGGTCTGA
- a CDS encoding DUF2071 domain-containing protein, with amino-acid sequence MTGTDCDLAGAAPVARPVGHQRWRDLLFLHWPMPSDAVRPRVPAGLELHLHEGQAWVTAIPFRIEDSLPVGAPRALALAFLETNLRTYVLGPDGEPGIFFWSLEASSLLAVAAARLAYGLPYFPARMSMRPEGGGFEYATRRWGGGARLAATWTVGAARGPAAPGTRDHFLVERYALYAPRLGGLHRARVRHHPYPLHEVRVDALGETLLAAAGLPVPDGPPICHASPGVDVEIFAPARVRP; translated from the coding sequence TTGACGGGGACCGACTGCGACCTGGCCGGCGCCGCGCCCGTCGCCAGGCCCGTCGGGCATCAGCGGTGGCGTGACCTCCTGTTCCTGCACTGGCCCATGCCGTCCGACGCGGTGCGCCCGCGGGTGCCCGCAGGCCTCGAGCTCCACCTGCACGAGGGGCAGGCGTGGGTCACCGCGATCCCCTTCCGCATCGAGGACTCGCTTCCCGTGGGCGCGCCGCGTGCGCTGGCCCTGGCCTTCCTCGAGACCAATCTCCGGACCTACGTGCTCGGCCCCGACGGGGAACCGGGCATTTTCTTCTGGTCGCTGGAAGCCTCCTCGCTCCTCGCGGTGGCCGCCGCACGACTCGCATACGGCCTACCGTACTTCCCCGCCCGCATGAGCATGCGCCCGGAGGGGGGTGGATTCGAGTACGCCACGCGCCGATGGGGAGGCGGGGCCCGGCTTGCGGCGACGTGGACGGTAGGTGCGGCCCGGGGGCCCGCGGCGCCCGGCACGCGGGATCACTTTCTGGTCGAGCGCTACGCGCTCTACGCGCCGCGGCTCGGCGGCCTTCACCGTGCGCGTGTGCGCCACCATCCCTACCCGCTTCACGAGGTGCGCGTCGATGCCCTGGGCGAGACGCTGCTTGCGGCGGCCGGCTTGCCCGTGCCCGACGGCCCGCCGATCTGCCACGCGTCGCCGGGCGTCGACGTGGAGATCTTTGCGCCCGCGCGCGTCAGACCATGA
- a CDS encoding VOC family protein, which yields MTIRLDHTIVPSKDKKASARFFAEILGLTVEPGSGYFAQVRVNDSLTFDFADEDEAFPGLHYAFHLSDDEFDGVLARVKARGLSFGSEPDAPANGRLNRRRGGRGFYFEDPNGHLLEVMTVPETGR from the coding sequence ATGACCATTCGTCTGGACCACACGATCGTGCCCTCAAAGGACAAGAAGGCCTCGGCTCGGTTCTTCGCCGAGATCCTCGGGCTCACCGTCGAGCCGGGGAGCGGCTATTTCGCGCAGGTGCGGGTCAACGACTCCCTCACCTTCGACTTCGCCGACGAGGACGAGGCCTTCCCGGGCCTGCACTACGCGTTTCATCTGAGCGATGACGAGTTCGACGGGGTCCTGGCTCGCGTGAAGGCCCGAGGGCTCTCGTTCGGCAGCGAGCCCGACGCGCCGGCCAACGGGCGCCTGAACCGCCGCCGAGGTGGCCGGGGGTTCTACTTCGAGGATCCCAACGGCCACCTGCTGGAGGTCATGACCGTCCCAGAGACCGGCCGTTGA